From Nicotiana tabacum cultivar K326 chromosome 15, ASM71507v2, whole genome shotgun sequence, the proteins below share one genomic window:
- the LOC107804966 gene encoding sugar transporter ERD6-like 4, whose product MSFREENNEDGRGGGGDLRKPFLHTGSWYRMGSAQTSSMMMGSSQVIRDSSISVLACVMIVALGPLQFGFTSGYSSPTQTAITKDLKLTVSEFSLFGSLSNVGAMVGAISSGQIAEYIGRKGSLMIAAIPNIIGWLSISFANDLSFLYMGRLLEGFGVGIISYTVPVYIAEIAPQNLRGALGSVNQLSVTVGIMLSYLLGLFVNWRLLAVLGTLPCLALIPGLFFIPESPRWLAKMGLTEDFETSLQVLRGFDADISIEVNEIKRSVASTSRKSAIRFADLKQRRYWLPLMIGIGLLVLQQLGGTNGVIFYSSNIFLSAGISSSNVATFGVGAIQVVATAVATWLVDKTGRRLLLIISSAGMAVSLLIVAVAFFLKGFVDKDSTLYDMLGILSVVGVVLMIIAFSLGMGPIPWLIMSEILPVKIKGLAGSVATLANWFCSWVITATAPLLLAWSSGGTFTLYTLVCAFTVVFVTIWVPETKGKTLEEIQFSFRR is encoded by the exons ATGAGTTTTAGAGAAGAGAATAATGAAGatggaagaggaggaggaggggaTCTGAGGAAGCCATTTTTGCATACTGGAAGTTGGTATCGTATGGGTTCAGCACAGACCTCTAGCATGATGATGGGTTCTTCTCAAGTCATTCGTGATAGCTCAATCTCAGTTCTTGCTTGTGTTATGATTGTTGCTTTGGGTCCACTCCAGTTTGGTTTCACT TCTGGTTATTCTTCGCCTACACAAACTGCTATTACCAAAGATCTGAAGCTCACTGTTTCTGAG TTCTCTTTGTTCGGTTCTCTATCTAATGTGGGAGCTATGGTCGGGGCAATATCTAGTGGTCAAATTGCCGAGTACATTGGGCGAAAAGGG TCTTTAATGATAGCTGCTATACCTAACATCATTGGTTGGCTTTCCATCTCATTTGCCAAT GATCTGTCCTTCTTATACATGGGAAGATTATTGGAAGGTTTTGGAGTCGGCATAATTTCTTACACG GTTCCTGTATATATTGCCGAGATAGCACCTCAAAACCTGAGAGGGGCCCTGGGGTCAGTTAACCAG CTCTCTGTTACAGTTGGGATCATGTTATCCTATTTGCTGGGACTTTTCGTTAATTGGAGGCTGCTTGCCGTTCTTG GGACGCTGCCCTGCCTAGCACTGATACCTGGACTATTTTTCATCCCGGAATCTCCTCGGTGGTTG GCCAAGATGGGTTTGACAGAAGATTTTGAAACTTCCTTGCAAGTTCTTCGAGGGTTTGATGCTGACATTTCCATTGAAGTAAATGAAATTAAG AGGTCTGTAGCATCCACCAGCCGAAAGTCAGCAATACGTTTTGCAGATCTCAAACAAAGAAGATATTGGTTGCCTCTCATG ATTGGAATTGGACTGCTTGTCCTGCAACAATTAGGAGGAACCAATGGCGTGATCTTCTATTCCAGTAACATTTTCCTGTCTGCAG GGATTTCTTCAAGTAATGTTGCAACCTTTGGCGTTGGTGCTATCCAG GTTGTTGCCACTGCTGTTGCTACATGGCTGGTGGATAAAACTGGGCGTAGGCTTTTACTGATT ATCTCCTCTGCTGGAATGGCTGTTAGTCTCCTTATTGTTGCTGTCGCATTCTTTCTGAAG GGATTCGTAGATAAGGATTCTACCCTTTATGACATGTTGGGAATATTATCAGTGGTTGGTGTTGTG TTGATGATTATTGCTTTCTCACTTGGAATGGGGCCCATTCCGTGGCTTATAATGTCTGAG ATTCTTCCAGTTAAGATCAAAGGCCTTGCTGGAAGTGTAGCAACATTAGCCAATTGGTTCTGTTCCTGGGTAATTACAGCAACTGCACCGTTGCTATTGGCTTGGAGCAGTGGAG GAACCTTCACTCTTTACACACTTGTGTGTGCATTCACCGTGGTATTTGTGACAATTTGGGTACCTGAGACGAAAGGGAAAACGCTGGAAGAAATACAGTTCTCCTTTAGACGATAA